The DNA window CTCATTTTTTTGGTCTAGACACCATCTCTGTTGATGAAATAAAGACATATCATTATGTATTaaaatctttattattattattctttctgTCATGTATTATATTTATGATGAAATCCCGTCTGACATGATAAAGCCAAAAAAAAGAGATGAAAAGTTAAGATGTTTAATTGATTTACATCTAAGACTGGGTTTGAACGGCGAAATTCTGTTGCATTTTTGTTGCACGTTCTGTTGCTTTTATCAATCAAATCATCTTAAGAACTGCATGGCATTTGTAAAGGAGTTTTTTGTcctaaatcaatttttttttaatgtgatctgtgggggtctaacacctggGCATTGCACAGTGATTCCTTGCCATTTGTAGGTCTCAAATTCTGTACTGAATTAGCTTCCTAATATATATTTCTAATGGAAGGATCCAATTTTTCTGATATCTCCTGCAAAAACATAATGCTTGAAGTACAAAATACCTCACAAACCACATATAATACCTTGTAGTATGAGTAGGAATATGCATTTGTACCCGCAAATTGTTGGAGCAATGCAGAAATAATCATATTTAAATCCACCTCCAATTGCATTCTGAGCTTTGTCTTATTTGGGAAGTTTCCCTACATGCAGCTGGGATGCAGACAGAGGCTAAAAATCTCATTCACAGCTCTAATTCATGAGTCAATGCACTTGCAGATGCCTTTGGTATTTGTTTACAAagaattttggacctgacagactcactttaagatAGAACAGACTACCTTCAGCCACCACCAGGTGGCGCTTAGAAACTTGCTGTATACTACACTTCTCTATATTGTAACgccaagaaggaaaagtcttggatTTATGAAAATAACAGGACATGTTAATGACATACATATGATAAAACAAATGGGAACAACATATTCAAAATATCTCAGTTTATTCAGTAGTAAGTATGAGCGCAATGCGCAGAACTACACGTACTTACACACCTTGGCATGCTATCATTGAGGTTGTTAATGTTTTTTTACAGAATGTTATACCATGCTGGCCGCTCCCATTGCAGTTGCTGACCAGACATCGTAGATGTGCTTGGAGCAGTCTGGAGGAGCTGAAGGCCATACGTTTAGGCCACACATTGTGGGCCTTCAGTTACTCCCATGCCTTTCTATatggtttattataataaataatatgtcCAATAATTGTTATTGTCAAATTTTAATGCAAAACAATATCAAAACCTAAAGCTTTGATCAACAAAGCAAACATAGTAATCTATTTAGTAGGATGACTTTATTCCTTATGTGGGACTGATAGCTATAGTAATACTATACAACTTGATATATGTAATTTCCTGTATATTTTAGCATGCAGTATTCATCTCCACTATAATTGTTATTAGGTGACTTCAAGTTTGTAACAGGAAGATTATAAAAGTAGAACTTTGTATTAGATGACTGCATTCATTTTCCATAGGACTTGTGTAGAGTACAGCCCATAGTCACACGATCTGCTTCAGTTATATTCCACAACCAGCTGAGTCTATGGATGTGCAGGTAAATCCATTTTTTCTGTTTGTTGTCAAAGAATTGCAGGGTTAATGCAAACTCTAACCACATTAACTTATTGCTTGAAAGCCAAAATAGATAGAAATGTCTATTCTCCTAGGATACACTTCTGTTCAGAATATACTGAGAGATACTGTAGGCCTTGGTTGTGGCATATTACCTGATCTGAGTTCCCAGCATATAAAGTAACTGATGTTCATGGTTTTACATATGCAAGGTATGCTGATGCTTTGAGCAAAACACTGTTGTTTTATTGCTAAAACAATGATGGAGCCAAATGTCAGCCGTTAGGATACTTAAGAAGTTCACCTGCTAAGACAGACAATGGCCTGCTAAACAGTGATTCTCTGCTGATGGTTGAAGTCACTATCTTCCACATTAGGCACTATTTTTTCATGATAGAGGAAAGTTCCAGGAGCATGCTCTGAAAAATAGACAAAAAGATGATGAAATTTTATATGTGTTCAAAGTGAAATATTatcatattactgccatatagaCTAGACATGGAAGGAAATGTACTAAGTCTGGCCTTGACATCTCACCTATCCTTATTCACTTTTCTCAATGTTTTCTCAAATGTAGCAAGAAAGGTCAAACGACAAATATATGTGACAAAATTTGTAACTTTTGTACtcaagaaaactggtgtaaacctTTTGGTAAACTCTCTCCGCAGTTCTTTCCTTGCTCTGTGACAAGTTTACGTTGCTACTGGAGGAATCCATGCTCAGACTTTAAACTACGAACAGCCATAAATCTCAGGAAAATGAACAAGGAAAATTTTCATGTGGAAACGTCTTACTAAGATCACCTTTGTAGTTATCATTACCTTTAGAAAAGTGAAATGAAGAGccttccctgcacagtacaacaaAGAAACATGGAAAGTAAAAGTAGATTGCTTCCATGTATAACCGCCTATAGCTTAGAACTAATGGGAAATATTTAAAttggtaaggactagagatgagcgtgtactattcgaaacggccgtttcgaatagcacgcacccataggaatgaaaggaagtggccggcacgctgactttgcaggcggacggtcgcttaaccccctgcgtgccagctacgtctattcattcctatgtgtgcgtgctattcgacacagccttttcgaatagtactcgctcatctctagtaaagactgtTTAAGACCATGTAACATAGAAGGAATATTAATTCTTCTACTTTCATCCATCAAATGCAAATTTCTGAGCTGCTTCTGCTAATtactggagaattttttttttttttttttttttttttatgtagattgtgagccccatatagggatcacaatgtacattttttttcctatcagtatgtctttgtagaatgggaggaaatccatgcaaacatgttcctggtgggatttgaacccaggactccagtgctgcaaggctgcagtgctaaccactgagccaccaagttGCCCCGGGACTGGAGAATTTGCCAAAATAATACAGTATGCTCTACTCTAACATCTCTCCCTGCTCTGCTTACACTTTGCCCATACTAAAGGTAATACTGAGAATTATTTAATCCCTGTTTCCTTTGGACTAGAAAACTACTTGCATTTGACCAATGTGAAAGAATGAATGGCCCTGGTATGTTGCTTAACTCTAGACAGAACATTATAAGAAATAATGACATATTGGCAGTGGTATATAGAAGGACTTAGATATTTGGGGGATCTGTCTCAAGAGAAGGCAGAACCCCGAACAGTCAGTTCAAGTATGGTGGCGGATTATAGCTGCTGCAGGATCAGACACTGTGCGCCACTGCTTCTTATCaaccaaccatcccggattccaGGTGTTGTCCCGTTCCTTGGAAGATATgcccagaggacacagatgagttgaatacaatggtgaagcagggggcCATATGGTCCATGCTTCACCGTTCATCCACTTGCCCCTGTTCTGTGCTGTAGTGATATCACTTCCATCGCAACTGGTAGTCCCTGAGCTCACCCGAGACCAGAGCCAGCAGAGAAAAACAGCAAGAATATGGGGCAAGATGATGAGCTCTAGTGTTTTGTATGTTtgaaaatgtgggggcaactgcagGGGGAATTTATACTGTGGGTCAGCTgggagagacattaaactgtgggggatgctggagggggatataaaactggggacaactggagggagacTGTATTCTGTGTGGCAGCTGGAAGGTGACATTATAATGACACTACCATGTCAGGGTGATcgtaggggcattatattgtgtgggggcacaaaaagaAATGGACAGGGATGGGCAGAatcaaagtagaagtgggtggggttAAATTTTTTACACCCTCTGCACCTCTTGTCCCTCTTTAAGTCCTTTGAATGTTTAGAGGTGTGTCTTGGCCCTCCTTTGCAGTCACCCTTGTGCCTCATTGTGTACTGAGGCTAAGTTCTATGCTTCCAGGACAAAAGTCATTACATTGTCAAAGAATTGACAATTCTGTAAACAGCAGTGGGAATTATTGCTGGAATACTTGGGAATTTAAACATTTTATTGATAggtaataaatacaatataaataattataggctgtatttaaaggggtcctatcattggataccctttatttctcaataacacgtcggaatagccttaagaaaggctattagtctcctacctttagatgtcttctccgcaccaccattctgtagaaaaccgggttttcttcggtatgcaaatgagttttcttgcagcactgggggcgtccccaatgctgtgagagaactctccagcgatgcctccatattcttcaggaaCCCACCTCTCTGCACgtcgtcttctgtcctgggttttcaattttctagtcCTTGAGCAGAGACAACTGcatatgcccgggccacaagaaaatggctggttACACAACTTacaatgtaagcggccattttcttggggctcgggcatgcgcagtcggctctgcccggggcccgaggcctagaaagttgaaaacccaggatggaagaagatgcacagagaggcaggttcctgaagaagatggaggcgtccctgcagagttctctcgcagcattggggacacccccagtgctgtttgagcgctggggcccgcccccagtgctgcgagagaactcatttgcataacgaagaaaacccggttttctaccgaacggcggcgcagagaaaccatctaaaggtaggagacgaatagcctttcttaaggctattccgacatgttatagagaaaaaaagggtatataatgataggatccctttaactctatCAATATTCTATGAAAGACAACCCTCTTAAATGTAAATATATGGCAATTAGATATACAATGCCAGGTTTTGGAAGCAGATTTCAAAACCAACATGGTTTTTGCCACAGTTCAGCAACCAACCACATAAGATAAGATTTTTTTCTTCCAGCCCACAGCCTTTCTAGATAGGGGGAATTTGCAGAGAATTGTTGGGAAGGAAATCTTGTGCAAGCAAACATTCCTGATAATCAGCctgccggttcacatctgtgttggggaTTCTGTTCATGGAGTCTGCTTGGTTATCTAAGAAACACCACGgttccatagactaaaatggggtctgtgtggcgtTTGCTCAATTTCCGCACAAaacacgcagagagaaaagtggtgcttgcagtacttttctctccgtgtgattcgtgcgcagatgtgaacggggcctcaTAGTGCCGACAAGCACCCAAGGAACAAGCTTTTATAATGCAGAACAAGCACTTATCAATACATTTTATAGCTGATCATTGCTTATTAAGGATACATTTTTAGAGTAATAGTACCCTAACAGAAGAAATATGCTGgctaaaaaaatctgctgcagcaTTTCATCAGTTAGAGGATTTATGGAAGCGTATTTTGAGGCTCAAATTGCTttaaaatccactccaaaaattTAGTTTGAAAACAGGTCAcaatatttaccgtatatactcgagtataagccgacccgaatataagccgacccccctaattttaccacaaaaaactgggaaaacttattgactcgagtataagcctaggggggaaaagcagcagctgctggaaaattttcaaaaattaaaatggctggagtttttgggtgcagtagaccctggggaaagggagggggtgtttgggttgtctgtctgccccttccctaagcttgaggactttccccccctcccccccccacttggaattcagcctggctgcatatAGGCTATTCtgaagtgctcctattaacccctacccgatggaatagaagcactgcagatgccctatattcagtagaccgggtactttcagacacagggatacctaatgtgtatgtgtgtcacagtcatttttctacttttgtatgtattctaggagtgtttcagaacttttatttttaattttttttaaaatctttaaataaacctttttttttttcgcactattttatgggagattctatacattgatattgtggttggtcatagacccccttccctcctaaaaaaaaaaaaaaaaaaaaaatttttttttttttttgctgactcgagtataagccgaggggggctttttcagcacaaaaactgggctgaaaaatttgacttatagtcgagtatatacggtacctaatATACAAAGTCTCCTTTAAACATAACTAGCAAGAAATAATTAGTAATTTTGTTTTAAGAACATGCcatacgtatcacattgaaagcaacagggaaaaaagcctcccattgacttcaatgggtagcgcttgtaatgcggcacccattcaagtcaatgggagctgggttttatgtgctcattctgaacgactttaaagttcagaatgagcagagcatatactccgtgtaaaggctcccttagggtgaattcacatggaggaaaatggcgctgactttggtgtggaatccacgtcagattcagtgctgaaaaaaaagcctcccaagttcagtgccattttcctctgtgtgaatgcaccattAGACTGGATTATAGAAAATAgaacagactgtcaaaatatcagtcatgtgactagCTCCCATTCACATACAGTGACGTAAATGTGCACAGCTTTGATGTACTGTGGATGACTTAAAATTCCTTTGTCTGCACTTGTAGACTGGCCATATACTTTATACTTTGGATAGCCATGATGCATCTGTGCTATCAATGACAGATTCATTTGTTCAAACAATCCCACCATCAATATTAATAACTAAACTACTCAGTCAGGGGAGCagtctaaaaaaaagaaaagaaaaaaaaaagtccagtgaGTCTGCCCAAGTTGGTCAACCACTTTTGTTATGATAAACATAAACAATTACTTGCCTATCCCCAGGCCTTTGTTTCCAGCTCTATTCATCTGTTTACCAGCCCCCATGCTGATGTCCCCAGTTACATCCCATTTGTGCTAGTGGACAactgtagccaatcacaggcATCACCAGTAACTTCTTCACAAACAGCATGTAACTGCTGTAAGGTGCCATTTGTGAAGAGTTGTCGGCTGAGGTTTGTGACTTGCTATGGCGATCACCTGGCACAAACAGCCAGAGGACCTGTATACAGATGATCAGAGCTACTTGACCTGGAAACAGAGTCCCAGGGACAAGTAAGTAATGGTTTATCATGTTTAGAGGTCTCTCAAGCAGCAGTGTTAAATAATACAAATGagttggaacacccctttaagtgttttagATACTTTATGAAAACGTTTGTCCCTCGTGGTGTATGTTTGGAAAGGGGCTTAAGATGTAATAGTGTATGCTAAAAATGCACCAAGTTAAGCAGAAACTAAGCCAAATAATGGGAAAGCAAAGactaaacagtagagatgagcgaatggcgttcgatcgaattgatattcaatcgaatatcaggcagttcgaggtgttcgattccaatcgaataccacgaggcaaactcactaaaaatttgattctcctaccaccttccctggtgcgttttttgcaccaataacagcgcaggcgaggttggacaggaactacgacaacgtaggcagtgaaaaatcggaaaaaggaattggtggctggaaacagataacctccaatttagacgaatggtggatttaccattcgactaatttaggattgtgaactatatgaatgtgagacagggacagatctacaggcagggttagctagggataacctttatttaggggggaatgtcactcacctagctctttggggctctatcttgtcgggatccctgtcagcttgcgatatgtgcgagctgactttttcccataggaatgcattggccagcgttgattggccgaatgcccgtacactggccaatcaaggctggtcaatgcatttctatagtgagatatagcagagcccgtgcagtaagcccggctactccagacaccggagatgaaagagctctgcactacacccaaccatccctccagctactcctcctgtactaacacgactagctcagcttgactattccttagtactaccaACACACTCAGCTCGTCTACTCCATAGTGTAATAGCTGATCTGAGTGTGTttgtagtactaaggaatagccaagctgagtgtgttagtctgttgcatatctgccagctctcctacatctcctacacactcagctgggctattccttagtactgctAACACACTCagatattccttagtgtaatagcccagctgagcgtgttagtactacaaaccccaaccccACCGGGAGGTTGGGGGGTtagggtttgtagtactaactcactcagctgggctattccttagtactactaacacgctcagttcggctattacactaaggaatagccgagctgagtgtgttagtagtactatggaatagccaagctgagcgtgtaggagatgtaggagagctggtagatatgcagcagactaacacgctcagtttggctattccttagtactactaacatgctcagatcggctattacactaaggaatagccgatctgagcgtgttagtagtactaaggaatagccaagctgagctagtcatgttagtacaggaggagtagctggagggatgtttgggtgtagtgcagagctctttcatctgtctggagtagccaggctaaccgcatggccagctctgctatatctcgctatagaaatgcattgaccagcgttgattggccagtctacaggattcggccaatcaacactggttctgcctgatgaggcggagtctaaaatcggaccagaatggaaactgcggtggaccgattttagactccgcctcctcaggcagaaccagcgttgattggccgaatcccgtagactggccaatcaaagctggtcaatgcattcctatgtgaaaaagtcagctctggcatatcgcaagctaacaggggatcccaacataataaaggtacttgatgcccccatgaatgcttcccctgctgttccagttgcattccagggtgttggcatcatttcctggggtgtgatagttgACTTGGTAACTcttctgagtcaaatggtgggatcccctgtagtgaagcattttctcccatagactataatggggttcgatattcgatcgaatagtcgaatattgagcggctactcaaaacgaatatcgaatctcgaacatttttctgttccctcatctctactaaacagtCTAAAGGTGTGTCAAATTTATCAAATCGTTGATAACTCTAGTTCAGACTGTCTAATCTGAGTCTGCACTGTCAAATGTTTAGTAAATGATAGAAATTCTGACCCTATGTATCTATGCTAACCTGTGCTTGTTTCTCTCATTacattatttttgtgttttgaCTGTGAAAAGAAACCTGGAAGACCTGAATACACTACAGAATACTAAATAAGTAATTATGCCTCTATGAAACTCACACGGTTGCTCCTTACCACCAGATTATCTTCTTGTGATTTACAGTAATTCCGAGTATTTATATGGTGggaatatatatacagaatagtaCAAAGGTGGACCAAGGATTAGACCAACAGCCTGTAAAGAGGATAAGCCTTTGACAGTCTGCCTCTACTTGCCATTGACATTCTGCGCCCAGATGGGGGAGGAGGTGTAATGCTGGAGCTTTCCTCTCGTCTTCTTGACTCAGATCCTGAACCATTCCTTGAGTCAGAACTATCTGGGTCACTGGCCAATCTGCTCTCTGAAAGCCCTCTGGAGGTGGAACTTACTTTACGATGTCCGCTATCTGCAGAGTCACTTCGATCTTCCACAAAGTCCTTGCAGCTACTGACTCTGCTGTGTTTGCGCAATGCAGATGGTAGCTCCATATGGCTTGAATGAAGGCATGATCTGAGAGGGTGCACTGTACTATGCCTTGTTTGGTCTAAAGACTGATTACTTTTCAGACAGCTCTTGGATCCAAGACAATTGTTATGTTGCGATTTCTTGTTTGAATCCTCACTACTAGAGGAGAGATTTCTCTTCTGCAGGGAAGATATTTGGGGTTCCTCTCCACTATTTCTTATGTGCTGATCAAGGGGAGTCCTGTTTAGAATTTGTCCATGGTATTGGTCAATGTGATTACCCATCCTCTGGTGTTCTATATACCTGGACTCTTGCTTGCAATGTATATTAAGCTGTCCACTATGTTGATCTGTGCTAAGTCGATCCCCACTCCGTCTATGCTTCTCAGCGGCCATAACTTTACTAAACTGATTTTGGTCATTTATCATTTGTACTTCCCTAAACCCAGGGGCTGGCGGAAGATAAGCTGGTAAACCAGCTCTGGAGTCCATTTGCTGGTCAGCTAACAATTTGTAGCCACTTGAAGACATAGGAATATTCTTGTTTGGAGAAGAATTACTTAATATACAAACCTGCTGTGCTGAGTTCTTCTTAGACTTACAAATACTTATTTCATCCTCTGTCACATCAGCAATGTGTTTCCTATAAAGTCCTTGCCTGATCTTCCTCACACCTAAATGGAAAATTTCTAAAATATTCAGAAAGAGTGACACGGCAGCTATGCTGTGCATAAAGACCATGAAGATAGTCTTCTCTGTTGGTCTGGATACAAAGCAATCTACTATGTTTGGACAAGGGAAACGTGAACATTTATACAATGGGTTAAGCTCAAATCCATACAAAAAATACTGGCCCACCATAAAGCCAACTTCTACAATAGATCTGGTTAGGATATGAAACACATATGTACGTAAAAGAGATCCTCGAAGTGGAGCCTTGTTTACTTTCTTTTGCTCCTCTAGT is part of the Leptodactylus fuscus isolate aLepFus1 chromosome 3, aLepFus1.hap2, whole genome shotgun sequence genome and encodes:
- the GJA10 gene encoding gap junction alpha-10 protein; translation: MGDWNLLGSILEEVHIHSTIVGKIWLTILFIFRMLVLGVAAEDVWDDEQEEFICNTEQPGCRNVCYDQAFPISLIRYWVLQIIFVSSPSLVYMGHALYRLRALEKERQRKKAQLRAELEELDTVIDEHRRLEKELRKLEEQKKVNKAPLRGSLLRTYVFHILTRSIVEVGFMVGQYFLYGFELNPLYKCSRFPCPNIVDCFVSRPTEKTIFMVFMHSIAAVSLFLNILEIFHLGVRKIRQGLYRKHIADVTEDEISICKSKKNSAQQVCILSNSSPNKNIPMSSSGYKLLADQQMDSRAGLPAYLPPAPGFREVQMINDQNQFSKVMAAEKHRRSGDRLSTDQHSGQLNIHCKQESRYIEHQRMGNHIDQYHGQILNRTPLDQHIRNSGEEPQISSLQKRNLSSSSEDSNKKSQHNNCLGSKSCLKSNQSLDQTRHSTVHPLRSCLHSSHMELPSALRKHSRVSSCKDFVEDRSDSADSGHRKVSSTSRGLSESRLASDPDSSDSRNGSGSESRRREESSSITPPPPSGRRMSMASRGRLSKAYPLYRLLV